From a single Sebastes umbrosus isolate fSebUmb1 chromosome 17, fSebUmb1.pri, whole genome shotgun sequence genomic region:
- the LOC119476202 gene encoding HMG box transcription factor BBX isoform X1 → MKGGGRGKEPPVAGEVTGKRPKRKCLQWHPLLSKKALDFSEEEEEEDEEELEKQPVLCEQDQGSQVQCGSTTEEVEEDSNEQRARRPMNAFLLFCKRHRSLVRQEHPRLDNRGATKILADWWAVLEPKEKQKYTDMAKEYKDAFMKANPGYKWCPTTSKPVKSPSCQTVSNPRKKVWSFSSNLPKDSTTAKKVPKTDSMPQLNFAMADPTKMGGLSMLLLAGEHALTNREIPSSTKPSLPDAASEGNSFPGDEEEMLSGTIPNRVPDVTESRVKCSPSPLAESSLSAAPEGKPCRQSALFQLAEMCLASEAGKMDTVVSEQPEDSSSTASLQQAAVDPEIKEEKADADDCPPSSHTTALLPLLSSSVSSTSTDAIPPQLSSQNARVKPKSKKKEVAKLNDNEEISCPAKKIVKKCNHADSNVDSVFSTIEAVAKGAWKDTEEKPKRKIQSSTSGGNLSVPKKKSKPKVKTLVKEKDEMEDDSGQCEQNSSSEVEMKEEMTDVSPRAEAEEANMESTDLQGGVAEAHHSPGSPSPAKLREEDKGKERSSDGICDSNAECLGSRKSERSCKGALYKTLVSEGMLTSLRANIDRGKRGFRTSDHDANWSDDSWTATQIGPNNPKKLKKSKSKDECSQGLGKLEEEFERKFNSLPQYSPMTFDKKGTAVAKKKKPDSPVVQEEVPKAGKGSSPSQKKTSFHKISRKQKQKKEKPGAVDKAVVQSDSTMLDSASKAKSCAPPVAIMCPDVQGTASMEMLVGSQKRKARKTKITHLVRTADGSVSPAEEDKTRDPNQEEDKKPLPQQNLCNEKGCYSNPEETERSTSPQELPAFFSLAALAEVAAMENVHRGQRGLAENQKKELAQTPVLISCADQ, encoded by the exons ATGAAGGGTGGAGGAAGGGGTAAGGAGCCACCTGTTGCAGGGGAGGTCACTGGCAAGCGCCCCAAACGCAAATGCCTGCAGTGGCACCCACTTCTCTCCAAGAAGGCTCTGGATTTctctgaggaggaagaagaggaggatgaggaggagctggagaag CAGCCCGTGCTGTGTGAACAGGACCAGGGGTCGCAGGTGCAGTGTGGAAGCACAacggaggaagtggaggaggacTCGAACGAACAGCGGGCACGGCGGCCGATGAACGCTTTCCTCCTTTTCTGCAAACGCCACCGTTCCCTGGTGCGGCAGGAACACCCTCGCTTGGATAACCGCGGGGCCACCAAGATCCTGGCTGACTGGTGGGCTGTGCTGGAGcccaaagagaagcagaaataCACTGACATGGCCAAGGAG TACAAGGATGCCTTTATGAAGGCAAACCCGGGCTACAAGTGGTGTCCCACCACCAGCAAACCAGTGAAGAGCCCTTCCTGTCAGACGGTCAGCAACCCCCGCAAAAAAGTTTGGTCCTTCTCTTCCAACTTACCCAAGGACTCCACCACTGCCAAAAAAGTGCCCAAAACTGACAGCATGCCTCAGTTGAACTTCGCCATGGCAG ATCCTACAAAGATGGGAGGCCTTAGCATGCTGCTGTTAGCTGGGGAACATGCCCTCACAAACAGAGAG ATCCCTTCCAGTACTAAACCTAGTTTACCGGACGCAGCCAGCGAAGGGAACTCCTTTCCAGGGGATGAGGAAGAG ATGTTGTCTGGGACAATACCGAACAGAGTGCCTGACGTTACTGAAAGCCGGGTTAAGTGTTCCCCTTCCCCCCTGGCAGAG tcctctctctctgcggCACCTGAAGGAAAACCGTGCAGACAGTCCGCTCTCTTCCAGCTGGCTGAG ATGTGCTTAGCGTCTGAAGCAGGAAAGATGGACACGGTGGTCTCCGAGCAGCCCGAGGACAGCTCGTCTACAGCCTCTCTCCAGCAAGCTGCAGTCGATCCAGAGATCAAGGAGGAGAAAGCAGACGCTGACGactgtcctccctcctctcacacGACGGCCCTCTTACCTttgctctcctcctccgtctcttcTACCTCCACTGATGCCATTCCCCCACAACTCAGCAGCCAAAATGCACGTGTCAAACCCAAGAGCAAGAAAAAAGAGGTGGCCAAGTTAAACGATAACGAGGAGATCTCGTGCCCGGCAAAGAAGATCGTCAAGAAGTGTAACCATGCGGACTCAAACGTGGACAGTGTCTTCAGTACAATTGAGGCAGTGGCCAAAGGGGCCTGGAAGGACACCGAGGAGAAGCCCAAGAGGAAGATCCAGAGTAGTACTAGTGGCGGAAACCTCAGCGTGCCCAAAAAGAAGAGCAAGCCCAAAGTCAAGACCTTGGTTAAAGAAAAAGATGAGATGGAGGACGACAGCGGGCAATGTGAGCAGAACAGTTCTTCTGAGGTGGAAATGAAGGAAGAGATGACTGACGTTAGTCCCAGggcagaagcagaagaagcaaATATGGAAAGCACAGACCTTCAGGGTGGCGTGGCAGAAGCTCATCACTCCCCCGGCAGCCCCTCACCTGCTAAGCTCAGAGAGGAAGACAAGGGGAAGGAGAGGTCGAGCGACGGAATCTGTGACTCCAACGCGGAGTGCCTCGGCTCCAGGAAATCCGAGCGGAGCTGTAAAGGCGCCTTGTACAAAACCCTCGTTTCTGAGGGAATGCTGACTTCACTGAGAGCCAATATCGACCGAG GTAAAAGAGGTTTCCGTACTTCTGATCACGATGCAAACTGGAGTGATGACAGCTGGACAGCGACTCAGATAGGACCTAATAACCCCAAGAAGCTGAAGAAGTCCAAGTCCAAAGATGAATGTTCACAGGG CCTCGGGAAACTGGAGGAGGAGTTTGAGAGGAAGTTTAACAGCCTGCCACAGTACAGCCCGATGACATTCGATAAGAAGGGGACTGCTGtcgcaaagaagaagaagcccgACAGCCCCGTCGTCCAAGAGGAAGTCCCTAAAGCTGGGAAAG GGTCATCTCCATCTCAGAAAAAGACTTCATTCCACAAGATTAGTaggaagcaaaaacaaaaaaaggagaaaccAGGTGCAGTGGACAAAG CAGTGGTACAGAGTGATTCCACCATGCTGGACTCAGCTTCAAAAGCCAAATCATGTGCACCCCCCGTTGCCATAATGTGCCCAGATGTCCAGGGCACCGCTAGTATGGAGATGTTAGTTGGTAGCCAGAAGAGGAAGGCGAGGAAGACCAAGATCACACACTTGGTGCGCACAGCCGACGGCAGCGTGTCTCCGGCCGAGG aggACAAAACTAGGGACCCGAACCAGGAAGAGGATAAGAAGCCATTACCCCAACAGAATTTATGCAATGAAAAAGGGTGCTACAGTAATCcagaggagacggagaggagCACCTCACCTCAAGAGCTACCTGCTTTCTTCAGCTTGGCGGCTCTCGCTGAGGTGGCAGCCATGGAAAACGTTCACAG AGGCCAGAGAGGCTTGGCTGAGAATCAGAAGAAAGAGCTGGCCCAGACTCCGGTCCTCATCTCCTGCGCTGATCAGTGA
- the LOC119476202 gene encoding HMG box transcription factor BBX isoform X2 translates to MKGGGRGKEPPVAGEVTGKRPKRKCLQWHPLLSKKALDFSEEEEEEDEEELEKQPVLCEQDQGSQVQCGSTTEEVEEDSNEQRARRPMNAFLLFCKRHRSLVRQEHPRLDNRGATKILADWWAVLEPKEKQKYTDMAKEYKDAFMKANPGYKWCPTTSKPVKSPSCQTVSNPRKKVWSFSSNLPKDSTTAKKVPKTDSMPQLNFAMADPTKMGGLSMLLLAGEHALTNREIPSSTKPSLPDAASEGNSFPGDEEEMLSGTIPNRVPDVTESRVKCSPSPLAESSLSAAPEGKPCRQSALFQLAEMCLASEAGKMDTVVSEQPEDSSSTASLQQAAVDPEIKEEKADADDCPPSSHTTALLPLLSSSVSSTSTDAIPPQLSSQNARVKPKSKKKEVAKLNDNEEISCPAKKIVKKCNHADSNVDSVFSTIEAVAKGAWKDTEEKPKRKIQSSTSGGNLSVPKKKSKPKVKTLVKEKDEMEDDSGQCEQNSSSEVEMKEEMTDVSPRAEAEEANMESTDLQGGVAEAHHSPGSPSPAKLREEDKGKERSSDGICDSNAECLGSRKSERSCKGALYKTLVSEGMLTSLRANIDRGKRGFRTSDHDANWSDDSWTATQIGPNNPKKLKKSKSKDECSQGLGKLEEEFERKFNSLPQYSPMTFDKKGTAVAKKKKPDSPVVQEEVPKAGKGSSPSQKKTSFHKISRKQKQKKEKPGAVDKVVQSDSTMLDSASKAKSCAPPVAIMCPDVQGTASMEMLVGSQKRKARKTKITHLVRTADGSVSPAEEDKTRDPNQEEDKKPLPQQNLCNEKGCYSNPEETERSTSPQELPAFFSLAALAEVAAMENVHRGQRGLAENQKKELAQTPVLISCADQ, encoded by the exons ATGAAGGGTGGAGGAAGGGGTAAGGAGCCACCTGTTGCAGGGGAGGTCACTGGCAAGCGCCCCAAACGCAAATGCCTGCAGTGGCACCCACTTCTCTCCAAGAAGGCTCTGGATTTctctgaggaggaagaagaggaggatgaggaggagctggagaag CAGCCCGTGCTGTGTGAACAGGACCAGGGGTCGCAGGTGCAGTGTGGAAGCACAacggaggaagtggaggaggacTCGAACGAACAGCGGGCACGGCGGCCGATGAACGCTTTCCTCCTTTTCTGCAAACGCCACCGTTCCCTGGTGCGGCAGGAACACCCTCGCTTGGATAACCGCGGGGCCACCAAGATCCTGGCTGACTGGTGGGCTGTGCTGGAGcccaaagagaagcagaaataCACTGACATGGCCAAGGAG TACAAGGATGCCTTTATGAAGGCAAACCCGGGCTACAAGTGGTGTCCCACCACCAGCAAACCAGTGAAGAGCCCTTCCTGTCAGACGGTCAGCAACCCCCGCAAAAAAGTTTGGTCCTTCTCTTCCAACTTACCCAAGGACTCCACCACTGCCAAAAAAGTGCCCAAAACTGACAGCATGCCTCAGTTGAACTTCGCCATGGCAG ATCCTACAAAGATGGGAGGCCTTAGCATGCTGCTGTTAGCTGGGGAACATGCCCTCACAAACAGAGAG ATCCCTTCCAGTACTAAACCTAGTTTACCGGACGCAGCCAGCGAAGGGAACTCCTTTCCAGGGGATGAGGAAGAG ATGTTGTCTGGGACAATACCGAACAGAGTGCCTGACGTTACTGAAAGCCGGGTTAAGTGTTCCCCTTCCCCCCTGGCAGAG tcctctctctctgcggCACCTGAAGGAAAACCGTGCAGACAGTCCGCTCTCTTCCAGCTGGCTGAG ATGTGCTTAGCGTCTGAAGCAGGAAAGATGGACACGGTGGTCTCCGAGCAGCCCGAGGACAGCTCGTCTACAGCCTCTCTCCAGCAAGCTGCAGTCGATCCAGAGATCAAGGAGGAGAAAGCAGACGCTGACGactgtcctccctcctctcacacGACGGCCCTCTTACCTttgctctcctcctccgtctcttcTACCTCCACTGATGCCATTCCCCCACAACTCAGCAGCCAAAATGCACGTGTCAAACCCAAGAGCAAGAAAAAAGAGGTGGCCAAGTTAAACGATAACGAGGAGATCTCGTGCCCGGCAAAGAAGATCGTCAAGAAGTGTAACCATGCGGACTCAAACGTGGACAGTGTCTTCAGTACAATTGAGGCAGTGGCCAAAGGGGCCTGGAAGGACACCGAGGAGAAGCCCAAGAGGAAGATCCAGAGTAGTACTAGTGGCGGAAACCTCAGCGTGCCCAAAAAGAAGAGCAAGCCCAAAGTCAAGACCTTGGTTAAAGAAAAAGATGAGATGGAGGACGACAGCGGGCAATGTGAGCAGAACAGTTCTTCTGAGGTGGAAATGAAGGAAGAGATGACTGACGTTAGTCCCAGggcagaagcagaagaagcaaATATGGAAAGCACAGACCTTCAGGGTGGCGTGGCAGAAGCTCATCACTCCCCCGGCAGCCCCTCACCTGCTAAGCTCAGAGAGGAAGACAAGGGGAAGGAGAGGTCGAGCGACGGAATCTGTGACTCCAACGCGGAGTGCCTCGGCTCCAGGAAATCCGAGCGGAGCTGTAAAGGCGCCTTGTACAAAACCCTCGTTTCTGAGGGAATGCTGACTTCACTGAGAGCCAATATCGACCGAG GTAAAAGAGGTTTCCGTACTTCTGATCACGATGCAAACTGGAGTGATGACAGCTGGACAGCGACTCAGATAGGACCTAATAACCCCAAGAAGCTGAAGAAGTCCAAGTCCAAAGATGAATGTTCACAGGG CCTCGGGAAACTGGAGGAGGAGTTTGAGAGGAAGTTTAACAGCCTGCCACAGTACAGCCCGATGACATTCGATAAGAAGGGGACTGCTGtcgcaaagaagaagaagcccgACAGCCCCGTCGTCCAAGAGGAAGTCCCTAAAGCTGGGAAAG GGTCATCTCCATCTCAGAAAAAGACTTCATTCCACAAGATTAGTaggaagcaaaaacaaaaaaaggagaaaccAGGTGCAGTGGACAAAG TGGTACAGAGTGATTCCACCATGCTGGACTCAGCTTCAAAAGCCAAATCATGTGCACCCCCCGTTGCCATAATGTGCCCAGATGTCCAGGGCACCGCTAGTATGGAGATGTTAGTTGGTAGCCAGAAGAGGAAGGCGAGGAAGACCAAGATCACACACTTGGTGCGCACAGCCGACGGCAGCGTGTCTCCGGCCGAGG aggACAAAACTAGGGACCCGAACCAGGAAGAGGATAAGAAGCCATTACCCCAACAGAATTTATGCAATGAAAAAGGGTGCTACAGTAATCcagaggagacggagaggagCACCTCACCTCAAGAGCTACCTGCTTTCTTCAGCTTGGCGGCTCTCGCTGAGGTGGCAGCCATGGAAAACGTTCACAG AGGCCAGAGAGGCTTGGCTGAGAATCAGAAGAAAGAGCTGGCCCAGACTCCGGTCCTCATCTCCTGCGCTGATCAGTGA
- the LOC119476202 gene encoding HMG box transcription factor BBX isoform X4, with protein MKGGGRGKEPPVAGEVTGKRPKRKCLQWHPLLSKKALDFSEEEEEEDEEELEKQPVLCEQDQGSQVQCGSTTEEVEEDSNEQRARRPMNAFLLFCKRHRSLVRQEHPRLDNRGATKILADWWAVLEPKEKQKYTDMAKEYKDAFMKANPGYKWCPTTSKPVKSPSCQTVSNPRKKVWSFSSNLPKDSTTAKKVPKTDSMPQLNFAMADPTKMGGLSMLLLAGEHALTNREIPSSTKPSLPDAASEGNSFPGDEEEMLSGTIPNRVPDVTESRVKCSPSPLAEMCLASEAGKMDTVVSEQPEDSSSTASLQQAAVDPEIKEEKADADDCPPSSHTTALLPLLSSSVSSTSTDAIPPQLSSQNARVKPKSKKKEVAKLNDNEEISCPAKKIVKKCNHADSNVDSVFSTIEAVAKGAWKDTEEKPKRKIQSSTSGGNLSVPKKKSKPKVKTLVKEKDEMEDDSGQCEQNSSSEVEMKEEMTDVSPRAEAEEANMESTDLQGGVAEAHHSPGSPSPAKLREEDKGKERSSDGICDSNAECLGSRKSERSCKGALYKTLVSEGMLTSLRANIDRGKRGFRTSDHDANWSDDSWTATQIGPNNPKKLKKSKSKDECSQGLGKLEEEFERKFNSLPQYSPMTFDKKGTAVAKKKKPDSPVVQEEVPKAGKGSSPSQKKTSFHKISRKQKQKKEKPGAVDKAVVQSDSTMLDSASKAKSCAPPVAIMCPDVQGTASMEMLVGSQKRKARKTKITHLVRTADGSVSPAEEDKTRDPNQEEDKKPLPQQNLCNEKGCYSNPEETERSTSPQELPAFFSLAALAEVAAMENVHRGQRGLAENQKKELAQTPVLISCADQ; from the exons ATGAAGGGTGGAGGAAGGGGTAAGGAGCCACCTGTTGCAGGGGAGGTCACTGGCAAGCGCCCCAAACGCAAATGCCTGCAGTGGCACCCACTTCTCTCCAAGAAGGCTCTGGATTTctctgaggaggaagaagaggaggatgaggaggagctggagaag CAGCCCGTGCTGTGTGAACAGGACCAGGGGTCGCAGGTGCAGTGTGGAAGCACAacggaggaagtggaggaggacTCGAACGAACAGCGGGCACGGCGGCCGATGAACGCTTTCCTCCTTTTCTGCAAACGCCACCGTTCCCTGGTGCGGCAGGAACACCCTCGCTTGGATAACCGCGGGGCCACCAAGATCCTGGCTGACTGGTGGGCTGTGCTGGAGcccaaagagaagcagaaataCACTGACATGGCCAAGGAG TACAAGGATGCCTTTATGAAGGCAAACCCGGGCTACAAGTGGTGTCCCACCACCAGCAAACCAGTGAAGAGCCCTTCCTGTCAGACGGTCAGCAACCCCCGCAAAAAAGTTTGGTCCTTCTCTTCCAACTTACCCAAGGACTCCACCACTGCCAAAAAAGTGCCCAAAACTGACAGCATGCCTCAGTTGAACTTCGCCATGGCAG ATCCTACAAAGATGGGAGGCCTTAGCATGCTGCTGTTAGCTGGGGAACATGCCCTCACAAACAGAGAG ATCCCTTCCAGTACTAAACCTAGTTTACCGGACGCAGCCAGCGAAGGGAACTCCTTTCCAGGGGATGAGGAAGAG ATGTTGTCTGGGACAATACCGAACAGAGTGCCTGACGTTACTGAAAGCCGGGTTAAGTGTTCCCCTTCCCCCCTGGCAGAG ATGTGCTTAGCGTCTGAAGCAGGAAAGATGGACACGGTGGTCTCCGAGCAGCCCGAGGACAGCTCGTCTACAGCCTCTCTCCAGCAAGCTGCAGTCGATCCAGAGATCAAGGAGGAGAAAGCAGACGCTGACGactgtcctccctcctctcacacGACGGCCCTCTTACCTttgctctcctcctccgtctcttcTACCTCCACTGATGCCATTCCCCCACAACTCAGCAGCCAAAATGCACGTGTCAAACCCAAGAGCAAGAAAAAAGAGGTGGCCAAGTTAAACGATAACGAGGAGATCTCGTGCCCGGCAAAGAAGATCGTCAAGAAGTGTAACCATGCGGACTCAAACGTGGACAGTGTCTTCAGTACAATTGAGGCAGTGGCCAAAGGGGCCTGGAAGGACACCGAGGAGAAGCCCAAGAGGAAGATCCAGAGTAGTACTAGTGGCGGAAACCTCAGCGTGCCCAAAAAGAAGAGCAAGCCCAAAGTCAAGACCTTGGTTAAAGAAAAAGATGAGATGGAGGACGACAGCGGGCAATGTGAGCAGAACAGTTCTTCTGAGGTGGAAATGAAGGAAGAGATGACTGACGTTAGTCCCAGggcagaagcagaagaagcaaATATGGAAAGCACAGACCTTCAGGGTGGCGTGGCAGAAGCTCATCACTCCCCCGGCAGCCCCTCACCTGCTAAGCTCAGAGAGGAAGACAAGGGGAAGGAGAGGTCGAGCGACGGAATCTGTGACTCCAACGCGGAGTGCCTCGGCTCCAGGAAATCCGAGCGGAGCTGTAAAGGCGCCTTGTACAAAACCCTCGTTTCTGAGGGAATGCTGACTTCACTGAGAGCCAATATCGACCGAG GTAAAAGAGGTTTCCGTACTTCTGATCACGATGCAAACTGGAGTGATGACAGCTGGACAGCGACTCAGATAGGACCTAATAACCCCAAGAAGCTGAAGAAGTCCAAGTCCAAAGATGAATGTTCACAGGG CCTCGGGAAACTGGAGGAGGAGTTTGAGAGGAAGTTTAACAGCCTGCCACAGTACAGCCCGATGACATTCGATAAGAAGGGGACTGCTGtcgcaaagaagaagaagcccgACAGCCCCGTCGTCCAAGAGGAAGTCCCTAAAGCTGGGAAAG GGTCATCTCCATCTCAGAAAAAGACTTCATTCCACAAGATTAGTaggaagcaaaaacaaaaaaaggagaaaccAGGTGCAGTGGACAAAG CAGTGGTACAGAGTGATTCCACCATGCTGGACTCAGCTTCAAAAGCCAAATCATGTGCACCCCCCGTTGCCATAATGTGCCCAGATGTCCAGGGCACCGCTAGTATGGAGATGTTAGTTGGTAGCCAGAAGAGGAAGGCGAGGAAGACCAAGATCACACACTTGGTGCGCACAGCCGACGGCAGCGTGTCTCCGGCCGAGG aggACAAAACTAGGGACCCGAACCAGGAAGAGGATAAGAAGCCATTACCCCAACAGAATTTATGCAATGAAAAAGGGTGCTACAGTAATCcagaggagacggagaggagCACCTCACCTCAAGAGCTACCTGCTTTCTTCAGCTTGGCGGCTCTCGCTGAGGTGGCAGCCATGGAAAACGTTCACAG AGGCCAGAGAGGCTTGGCTGAGAATCAGAAGAAAGAGCTGGCCCAGACTCCGGTCCTCATCTCCTGCGCTGATCAGTGA
- the LOC119476202 gene encoding HMG box transcription factor BBX isoform X3, producing MKGGGRGKEPPVAGEVTGKRPKRKCLQWHPLLSKKALDFSEEEEEEDEEELEKPVLCEQDQGSQVQCGSTTEEVEEDSNEQRARRPMNAFLLFCKRHRSLVRQEHPRLDNRGATKILADWWAVLEPKEKQKYTDMAKEYKDAFMKANPGYKWCPTTSKPVKSPSCQTVSNPRKKVWSFSSNLPKDSTTAKKVPKTDSMPQLNFAMADPTKMGGLSMLLLAGEHALTNREIPSSTKPSLPDAASEGNSFPGDEEEMLSGTIPNRVPDVTESRVKCSPSPLAESSLSAAPEGKPCRQSALFQLAEMCLASEAGKMDTVVSEQPEDSSSTASLQQAAVDPEIKEEKADADDCPPSSHTTALLPLLSSSVSSTSTDAIPPQLSSQNARVKPKSKKKEVAKLNDNEEISCPAKKIVKKCNHADSNVDSVFSTIEAVAKGAWKDTEEKPKRKIQSSTSGGNLSVPKKKSKPKVKTLVKEKDEMEDDSGQCEQNSSSEVEMKEEMTDVSPRAEAEEANMESTDLQGGVAEAHHSPGSPSPAKLREEDKGKERSSDGICDSNAECLGSRKSERSCKGALYKTLVSEGMLTSLRANIDRGKRGFRTSDHDANWSDDSWTATQIGPNNPKKLKKSKSKDECSQGLGKLEEEFERKFNSLPQYSPMTFDKKGTAVAKKKKPDSPVVQEEVPKAGKGSSPSQKKTSFHKISRKQKQKKEKPGAVDKAVVQSDSTMLDSASKAKSCAPPVAIMCPDVQGTASMEMLVGSQKRKARKTKITHLVRTADGSVSPAEEDKTRDPNQEEDKKPLPQQNLCNEKGCYSNPEETERSTSPQELPAFFSLAALAEVAAMENVHRGQRGLAENQKKELAQTPVLISCADQ from the exons ATGAAGGGTGGAGGAAGGGGTAAGGAGCCACCTGTTGCAGGGGAGGTCACTGGCAAGCGCCCCAAACGCAAATGCCTGCAGTGGCACCCACTTCTCTCCAAGAAGGCTCTGGATTTctctgaggaggaagaagaggaggatgaggaggagctggagaag CCCGTGCTGTGTGAACAGGACCAGGGGTCGCAGGTGCAGTGTGGAAGCACAacggaggaagtggaggaggacTCGAACGAACAGCGGGCACGGCGGCCGATGAACGCTTTCCTCCTTTTCTGCAAACGCCACCGTTCCCTGGTGCGGCAGGAACACCCTCGCTTGGATAACCGCGGGGCCACCAAGATCCTGGCTGACTGGTGGGCTGTGCTGGAGcccaaagagaagcagaaataCACTGACATGGCCAAGGAG TACAAGGATGCCTTTATGAAGGCAAACCCGGGCTACAAGTGGTGTCCCACCACCAGCAAACCAGTGAAGAGCCCTTCCTGTCAGACGGTCAGCAACCCCCGCAAAAAAGTTTGGTCCTTCTCTTCCAACTTACCCAAGGACTCCACCACTGCCAAAAAAGTGCCCAAAACTGACAGCATGCCTCAGTTGAACTTCGCCATGGCAG ATCCTACAAAGATGGGAGGCCTTAGCATGCTGCTGTTAGCTGGGGAACATGCCCTCACAAACAGAGAG ATCCCTTCCAGTACTAAACCTAGTTTACCGGACGCAGCCAGCGAAGGGAACTCCTTTCCAGGGGATGAGGAAGAG ATGTTGTCTGGGACAATACCGAACAGAGTGCCTGACGTTACTGAAAGCCGGGTTAAGTGTTCCCCTTCCCCCCTGGCAGAG tcctctctctctgcggCACCTGAAGGAAAACCGTGCAGACAGTCCGCTCTCTTCCAGCTGGCTGAG ATGTGCTTAGCGTCTGAAGCAGGAAAGATGGACACGGTGGTCTCCGAGCAGCCCGAGGACAGCTCGTCTACAGCCTCTCTCCAGCAAGCTGCAGTCGATCCAGAGATCAAGGAGGAGAAAGCAGACGCTGACGactgtcctccctcctctcacacGACGGCCCTCTTACCTttgctctcctcctccgtctcttcTACCTCCACTGATGCCATTCCCCCACAACTCAGCAGCCAAAATGCACGTGTCAAACCCAAGAGCAAGAAAAAAGAGGTGGCCAAGTTAAACGATAACGAGGAGATCTCGTGCCCGGCAAAGAAGATCGTCAAGAAGTGTAACCATGCGGACTCAAACGTGGACAGTGTCTTCAGTACAATTGAGGCAGTGGCCAAAGGGGCCTGGAAGGACACCGAGGAGAAGCCCAAGAGGAAGATCCAGAGTAGTACTAGTGGCGGAAACCTCAGCGTGCCCAAAAAGAAGAGCAAGCCCAAAGTCAAGACCTTGGTTAAAGAAAAAGATGAGATGGAGGACGACAGCGGGCAATGTGAGCAGAACAGTTCTTCTGAGGTGGAAATGAAGGAAGAGATGACTGACGTTAGTCCCAGggcagaagcagaagaagcaaATATGGAAAGCACAGACCTTCAGGGTGGCGTGGCAGAAGCTCATCACTCCCCCGGCAGCCCCTCACCTGCTAAGCTCAGAGAGGAAGACAAGGGGAAGGAGAGGTCGAGCGACGGAATCTGTGACTCCAACGCGGAGTGCCTCGGCTCCAGGAAATCCGAGCGGAGCTGTAAAGGCGCCTTGTACAAAACCCTCGTTTCTGAGGGAATGCTGACTTCACTGAGAGCCAATATCGACCGAG GTAAAAGAGGTTTCCGTACTTCTGATCACGATGCAAACTGGAGTGATGACAGCTGGACAGCGACTCAGATAGGACCTAATAACCCCAAGAAGCTGAAGAAGTCCAAGTCCAAAGATGAATGTTCACAGGG CCTCGGGAAACTGGAGGAGGAGTTTGAGAGGAAGTTTAACAGCCTGCCACAGTACAGCCCGATGACATTCGATAAGAAGGGGACTGCTGtcgcaaagaagaagaagcccgACAGCCCCGTCGTCCAAGAGGAAGTCCCTAAAGCTGGGAAAG GGTCATCTCCATCTCAGAAAAAGACTTCATTCCACAAGATTAGTaggaagcaaaaacaaaaaaaggagaaaccAGGTGCAGTGGACAAAG CAGTGGTACAGAGTGATTCCACCATGCTGGACTCAGCTTCAAAAGCCAAATCATGTGCACCCCCCGTTGCCATAATGTGCCCAGATGTCCAGGGCACCGCTAGTATGGAGATGTTAGTTGGTAGCCAGAAGAGGAAGGCGAGGAAGACCAAGATCACACACTTGGTGCGCACAGCCGACGGCAGCGTGTCTCCGGCCGAGG aggACAAAACTAGGGACCCGAACCAGGAAGAGGATAAGAAGCCATTACCCCAACAGAATTTATGCAATGAAAAAGGGTGCTACAGTAATCcagaggagacggagaggagCACCTCACCTCAAGAGCTACCTGCTTTCTTCAGCTTGGCGGCTCTCGCTGAGGTGGCAGCCATGGAAAACGTTCACAG AGGCCAGAGAGGCTTGGCTGAGAATCAGAAGAAAGAGCTGGCCCAGACTCCGGTCCTCATCTCCTGCGCTGATCAGTGA